From Phycodurus eques isolate BA_2022a chromosome 13, UOR_Pequ_1.1, whole genome shotgun sequence, a single genomic window includes:
- the LOC133412091 gene encoding phospholipid scramblase 1 has protein sequence MSAVTNQPLPYGRLERENHIRMIFRAFQNKCNPVCECHPHSPRCKPLQMSGKLVPGLLRSEEGAGGSSNSLSVLDEVSQFHINARPQLQGPQCVPQRIYSIGTGASRSQLFVAVEESSCVCLQCCGPARSCSLQGFDHRGQQVFYFDRPLRMDACCLGCCLMEISAYTGQKQLIGTVHQRWSMFTPLFEVKDSQGLSAVRIQSACCPSRCLSNQQFQIVSNIGENIGTIWKKWPGFQQEHNMDHEYFGMEVPLDMDSQTKLLLLAATFLLNYMFFEMS, from the exons ATGTCCGCCGTGACCAATCAGCCTCTTCCCTATGGCCGACTGGAGCGAGAGAATCACATTCGCATGATCTTCCGAGCCTTCCAGAACAAATGCAATCCTGTGTGCGAGTGCCACCCTCACTCACCCAGATGCAAACCTCTCCAAATGTCTGGCAAACTGGTCCCAGGTCTGCTGAGGAGCGAGGAGGGTGCAGGAGGCTCGTCAAACTCTTTGAGTGTGTTGGATGAAGTCAGTCAGTTTCATATCAATGCAAGACCACAACTTCAGG GTCCACAGTGTGTTCCACAGAGGATCTACAGCATTGGCACAGGAGCCAGCAGATCACAATTGTTTGTGGCTGTGGAAG AGAGTTCATGTGTGTGCCTTCAGTGTTGTGGTCCAGCTCGGTCTTGCTCCTTGCAGGGCTTCGACCACCGAGGGCAGCAGGTTTTCTACTTCGACAGACCTCTCAGGATGGACGCCTGCTGCCTGGGCTGCTGCCTCATGGAAATAAGCGCCTACACGGGTCAGAAGCAACTCATTGGCACCGTGCACCAAAG GTGGAGCATGTTCACGCCTCTTTTTGAAGTCAAAGACTCCCAGGGATTGTCTGCGGTCCGAATTCAGAGCGCATGTTGCCCTAGCCGCTGCTTGTCAAATCAGCAATTCCAG ATCGTCTCCAATATCGGTGAGAATATCGGTACCATATGGAAGAAGTGGCCTGGCTTTCAGCAAGAGCATAACATGGACCATGAATACTTCGGGATGGAGG TGCCACTTGACATGGATTCACAAACCAAACTGTTGCTACTGGCAGCCACATTCTTACTG AATTACATGTTCTTTGAGATGAGCTGA
- the chrng gene encoding LOW QUALITY PROTEIN: acetylcholine receptor subunit gamma (The sequence of the model RefSeq protein was modified relative to this genomic sequence to represent the inferred CDS: inserted 2 bases in 1 codon), which translates to MCVCDHXVLSGSAAHKHTMYSPLCVSFLVKIFMISATASGLNLEGELFRDLMKGYNKNVRPVENNGDVTQVGIKMTLTNLISLNEKEEALTTSVWIEMQWCDYRLRWDRLPRSALYKNITSQLRVPSKHIWLPDVILENNVDGQFEVALYCNALVSPDGCVYWLPPAIYRSACAITVNYFPFDWQNCTMVFRSQTYSANEIELVLKKEENQTLEWVDIDPEAFTENGEWVIKHRPAKKVINNQYTKDDLEYQELVYFLIIQRKPLFYIINIIAPCVLFSSLCLLVYYLPAKAGGQKCTMSIATLLGQTVFLFLIAKKVPETSKAVPLIGKYLMFVMSVTTMVVMNCVINLNISLRTPNTHVMSDKVRKIFLNVLPQLLRMHIQPWTPDHDTSAETANSDTKVNNSNEVQLVPCRRRSSMKLINKAEEYILKTARTELMFSQLRERNGLMKSVFETLNKGLEGGTAEQLSVSLAKAAPELKQCVASCTQIAEMTKQHNNFQNENEEWIQVARVIDRVCFIFMALLFFVGTIAIFLLGHFNRPPSYPFLGDPKKYLPMTNNLTKLPDP; encoded by the exons atgtgtgtctgcGATCA AGTTTTGTCAGGCAGTGcagcacataaacacacaatgtATTCTCCGCTCTGTGTGTCATTCCTCGTGAAGATTTTTATGATTTCTGCGACAG CATCCGGCCTCAACCTCGAAGGGGAACTTTTCAGGGACTTAATGAAAGGGTACAACAAGAATGTGCGGCCCGTAGAGAATAATGGGGATGTCACACAAGTGGGCATCAAGATGACTCTTACCAACCTCATCTCCCTG AATGAAAAGGAGGAGGCCCTGACGACCAGTGTTTGGATCGAAATG CAATGGTGCGACTACAGGCTCAGGTGGGACAGACTGCCCAGATCAGCTTTATACAAGAACATCACTTCGCAGCTACGCGTCCCCTCCAAACATATCTGGCTTCCTGACGTTATACTGGAGAACAA TGTTGATGGACAATTCGAAGTAGCTCTCTACTGCAACGCGCTGGTGTCTCCTGATGGCTGCGTGTACTGGTTGCCTCCTGCCATCTACCGCAGCGCCTGTGCCATCACTGTCAACTATTTCCCTTTCGACTGGCAGAATTGTACCATGGTGTTCCG ctcccaGACCTACAGTGCCAATGAGATTGAACTCGTTCTGAAAAAGGAGGAAAACCAAACTCTGGAGTGGGTTGATATTGACCCTGAGGCTTTCACAG AAAATGGAGAATGGGTCATTAAACACAGGCCAGCGAAGAAGGTGATTAACAACCAGTACACCAAGGACGACCTGGAATACCAGGAGTTGGTCTATTTCCTCATCATCCAGAGAAAGCCCCTCTTCTACATCATCAATATCATCGCTCCCTGCGTGCTCTTTTCCTCTCTCTGCTTGCTGGTTTATTACCTACCCGCGAAAG CTGGTGGTCAGAAGTGTACCATGTCTATTGCCACTCTTCTAGGCCAAACTGTGTTCCTCTTCCTCATTGCCAAAAAGGTTCCAGAGACGTCCAAGGCGGTTCCTCTTATTGGAAA GTATCTGATGTTTGTGATGTCCGTGACAACCATGGTGGTGATGAACTGCGTGATCAATCTCAATATCTCCCTGAGAACTCCAAACACTCACGTGATGTCGGACAAAGTCAGAAAG ATATTTCTGAACGTTCTGCCTCAGCTGCTGAGGATGCACATACAGCCGTGGACGCCAGATCATGACACCTCCGCTGAAACCGCCAATAGTGACACGAAAGTCAACAATAGCAACGAAGTACAACTGGTCCCATGCCGGCGCCGCAGCTCGATGAAGCTGATTAATAAGGCAGAGGAATATATACTAAAAACAGCTCGGACTGAACTCATGTTTTCCCAACTCAGAGAGAGAAACGGACTAATGAAGTCAGTGTTTGAGACGTTGA ACAAAGGACTGGAAGGGGGAACGGCAGAGCAACTTAGTGTGAGCTTGGCAAAAGCTGCCCCTGAACTCAAGCAATGTGTTGCTTCGTGTACACAAATCGCTGAGATGACAAAACAGCACAACAATTTTCAAAAC GAGAATGAAGAGTGGATCCAGGTTGCCCGGGTCATTGACCGGGTCTGCTTCATTTTCATGGCTCTGCTCTTTTTCGTCGGCACCATTGCGATCTTCCTGTTGGGCCACTTCAACCGGCCTCCTTCTTATCCCTTCCTGGGGGATCCAAAGAAGTACCTGCCCATGACAAATAATCTCACGAAGCTACCCGACCCATGA
- the prss56 gene encoding uncharacterized protein prss56: MADTSLSRCLPPSLPPAARPLRKTSSRRVLSVRALHGSISPSPPLAPFLASPILVFPWRLNIYQGSNQEALIVPLPKFTDRCTVPQKIRRKGKVFCGHTNLDTVRPQQSSIISAFSPVSRSISRLSSPEVPCADTMLVPVLMLFTGLDCLLAAPAGREVYRMPQSALKALSDRGTVVLEAAMTSALSALDRASSERSRAEAGCRGCAPCLFQDCGQPSGSCTSPTNALSEPSCDAIIKTQKLQDEAVRSWALSQACAFYQHRCQAGSTDKESCIRIMSESCSARVLQCSLLNTMQNLEPATQTHVQAVCGQRSSSVHNVTQPRSRIVGGSPAPPGSWPWLVNLQLDGGLMCGGVLVESSWVVTAAHCFAGSRSESYWRAVVGEFDISKTDPDEQVLKVNRIIPHPKFNSKTFNNDIALVELTSPVVLSDRVTPVCLPSGNEPPTGSPCLVAGWGSLYEDGPSADIVMEAKVPLLPQNTCKNALGKELVTNTMLCAGYLSGGIDSCQGDSGGPLIYQDRISGRFQLHGITSWGDGCGEKGKPGVYTRVSAYSDWIQVEIQKAFGSREPTCPELLKTTEMTEDEQRSEFGTLCRFYTLTCPPGQSSSTCSRMAEDKCLTRFKKCQLRSFLQTLLDLLQSAEDYIRDKVDLTFFTQTLPQLVEQIYSTAFLHSRAKRDVGGNHGLVQIKEQQGGAVTPEEQDSSPVLFKSLGPSVEDWENYLVTIAEDMEKQPNDTSIDSSSASSRQEEKLFLQAGDYSVLHLEKEYQNIISALRSKLDSKAAPPILHLDPSYLQESSSSPPLPPTSTTGPQVNNGASSFPKSQKPWSLLAALMADIEKLRTPGETLTSDETQSERFVPSPNGMFDNLDNLGELTASVSTTVSPINIGNLAKTTSQPRQTLHASNPLSPLRKQRSLLSTRQTSGPGGKVCPGVRETSQQVSQVRDSYHWVLSIPNKNLHMSFQEVLVDLSSKNDRGLYQARVRAVVGGRPLTFYSLVGLENESFYRSVPRIISLALEALKT; the protein is encoded by the exons ATGGCAGACACTTCCCTCTCTCGCTGTCTCCCCCCCAGCCTCCCTCCCGCGGCCCGCCCCCTCCGTAAGACCAGCTCACGCCGCGTCCTGTCAGTTCGTG CCCTGCATGGGAGCATCtctccctcccctcccctcgctCCTTTCCTCGCCTCCCCCATTCTGGTCTTCCCCTGGAGACTCAATATATACCAGGGGAGCAATCAGGAGGCACTTATTGTCCCTCTACCTAAATTTACAGACAGATGCACTGTGCCACAGAAAATCAGGAGGAAGGGGAAAGTCTTTTGCGGACACACCAACCTGGACACGGTCAGGCCACAGCAGTCCAGCATCATCTCGGCATTCTCTCCGGTGTCCCGGAGTATCTCCCGGCTGTCGTCACCGGAGGTCCCATGTGCTGACACCATGCTCGTACCCGTATTGATGCTGTTCACGGGCTTGGACTGCTTACTGGCAGCTCCAGCAGGCAGAGAAGTCTACAGGATGCCCCAGAGTGCACTCAAAG CTCTGTCCGATCGTGGCACTGTGGTTCTAGAGGCAGCCATGACCAGTGCCCTGTCCGCTCTGGACCGAGCATCATCCGAGAGGAGTCGAGCGGAGGCGGGCTGCAGGGGTTGTGCTCCCTGCTTGTTTCAGGACTGCGGGCAGCCCTCTGGATCTTGCA CTTCTCCCACCAATGCCTTATCAGAACCCAGCTGCGATGCAATCATCAAGACCCAGAAGCTTCAAGATGAAGCCGTACGAAGTTGGGCCCTGAGCCAGGCCTGCGCTTTCTACCAACACCGCTGTCAAGCCGGCAGCACGGACAAAGAGAGCTGCATCAGAATCATGAGTGAGAGTTGCAGCGCCCGCGTCCTCCAGTGCAGCTTGCTTAACACAATGCAGAACCTGGAACCCGCCACTCAGACGCATGTCCAGG CCGTGTGTGGTCAGAGGTCATCCTCTGTACACAACGTAACCCAGCCTCGCTCCAGGATCGTGGGTGGGTCCCCTGCGCCGCCAGGCAGCTGGCCCTGGTTAGTCAATCTGCAGCTAGACGGTGGATTGATGTGTGGAGGAGTCCTGGTGGAGAGCTCCTGGGTGGTCACTGCAGCACACTGTTTTGCTGG GAGCCGTAGTGAAAGCTACTGGAGGGCCGTGGTGGGTGAGTTTGATATCAGCAAGACAGACCCTGACGAGCAAGTTCTCAAAGTCAACCGCATCATCCCTCATCCTAAG TTCAACTCAAAGACGTTTAACAATGACATAGCCCTTGTGGAGTTGACATCTCCAGTGGTTCTGTCTGACCGCGTCACCCCCGTGTGTTTGCCCTCTGGGAATGAGCCCCCGACTGGCAGCCCTTGTCTGGTGGCAGGCTGGGGCTCCCTCTACGAAG ATGGCCCATCCGCTGACATTGTAATGGAGGCCAAAGTGCCCCTACTGCCTCAGAACACTTGCAAAAATGCACTGGGCAAAGAGCTGGTCACTAACACCATGCTGTGTGCTGGCTATTTATCAGGAGGGATCGACTCGTGTCAG GGTGACTCTGGAGGCCCGCTGATATACCAGGACAGAATTTCTGGTCGCTTTCAACTACATGGTATCACCTCCTGGGGAGATGGATGCGGGGAGAAGGGCAAGCCCGGAGTTTATACCCGTGTGTCTGCTTATTCTGATTGGATTCAGGTTGAAATACAGA AGGCATTTGGCAGCCGGGAGCCGACATGTCCCGAGCTTCTAAAAACCACAGAAATGACTGAAGACGAGCAAAGGTCAGAGTTTGGCACTCTGTGTCGCTTCTACACCCTCACCTGCCCCCCGGGCCAGTCGAGCAGCACTTGCAGTCGAATGGCCGAGGACAAATGTCTCACCCGATTCAAGAAGTGTC AGCTGCGTTCGTTCCTGCAGACTCTGCTGGACTTGCTCCAGAGCGCCGAAGACTACATCCGGGACAAAGTGGACTTAACTTTCTTCACCCAGACTCTTCCTCAACTGGTGGAACAGATCTACAGCACTGCTTTTCTTCACAGCAGAGCCAAGAGGGACGTGGGTGGGAATCATGGTCTTGTGCAGATTAAAG AGCAGCAAGGTGGTGCTGTGACACCAGAGGAGCAAGATTCCTCTCCAGTTTTGTTCAAGTCGTTGGGCCCCTCGGTAGAAGACTGGGAAAACTATCTGGTAACCATCGCTGAGGACATGGAGAAACAGCCCAACGACACTTCCATAGATAGCTCCTCAGCGTCATCCAGACAGGAAGAAAAACTTTTCTTACAG GCAGGGGATTACTCGGTTCTTCATCTTGAGAAggaatatcaaaatattatcTCAGCTTTGCGCTCCAAACTGGACTCCAAAGCTGCTCCGCCCATCCTCCACTTAGACCCATCCTATCTCCAGGAAAGTTCTTCcagccctcctcttcctccaacaTCTACCACTGGACCCCAAGTCAACAATGGTGCTTCCTCTTTCCCCAAATCCCAGAAGCCTTGGTCACTTCTAGCAGCCCTAATGGCAGATATTGAGAAATTAAGGACACCAGGTGAAACCTTGACCAGTGATGAGACACAAAGTGAAAGATTTGTCCCGTCACCTAATGGGATGTTCGACAATTTGGATAATCTTGGAGAATTAACTGCTTCGGTATCAACGACAGTTTCACCAATTAATATAGGAAATCTCGCAAAAACAACATCCCAGCCCAGACAAACTCTGCATGCCAGCAATCCTTTAAGTCCGCTCAGAAAACAAAGGAGCCTTCTGAGTACGAGACAGACATCTGGGCCCGGTGGGAAAG TTTGTCCTGGTGTTCGAGAGACTTCACAACAAGTCAGTCAAGTGAGAGACTCATACCACTGGGTGCTAAGTATCCCAAACAAGAACCTTCATATGAGCTTCCAAGAG GTCTTAGTTGATCTGAGCTCCAAAAACGATCGAGGACTTTATCAAGCAAGGGTCAGAGCTGTTGTGGGAGGACGACCTCTGACATTCTACAGTCTTGTAGGCCTTGAAAATGAATCATTCTACCGCAGTGTGCCGAGGATAATCTCCTTAGCGCTGGAGGCCCTTAAGACTTAA